The Cryptococcus neoformans var. grubii H99 chromosome 4, complete sequence genome contains the following window.
GATAGGGTGCCAGCTAGTACAAAGGGCGAAACggtggagaaagaggggcATATTGAATTTAGTGCCACCGATAGAACCAACGTCACCATCAGTGtccccatcatcatacCACCTTCGCCGCAATCCTCATTCCGCGGCCACGTCGAGGGCGATGGGTATGTTGTTATCGAAACTGCTCACTATACGCGAAACACGTCGGCTGAAGGATACGCCTTTGAGGAACTCGAAGGTTATGGACGTACCCTTTCCGGTCTGGAAATGTTCCCTGTCACAACCCAAAACTTTACCCTAGGTAAAGGTCCCAAGCTCGAGTATGACTTTTGGGCACACGGCGATAGCGTGGATGGAAATGGCAAGGTGGAGATAACTGTCCAAGTCGGTCCAACACTGAATTTCCTGGTCGGTAAAGAACTAGCTTTTGGACTTCAGTTGGATGATCTTCCACCCAAAGAAATCCACCCCGTGCCAACAAAAGGACTTGGAGAGAGCGACTCAGATCGAAATCCTGGAGAAGTGGGCTCCGTACCTAAAGATTGGATGGAGGTGGTTAGTAATGAGATTAGAAATGCGACGATGGAGGTGACGAAGGATGACTGGGAGGCCGGGAGGCATACGGTAACCATTTGGGGAATGACAACGGgtgtggtggtggagagaaTCTGGGTGGATATGGGCGGGATCAGAGAGAGGGGATATAGCTATCTGGGCCCGCCTGAAAGTAAGCGTGTGTGAATTAAGTTTTGTCAGTTCTAGCGAAGTGTATAATAGGAATGCAGTTATGGAACGCGGTGAAATGATTAAGTCACGGTGCATAGATACTACAGAAATAGTCAGCCTTATAAAAGATCCTTGCCCATGTGACTTACCTTCTATAAATCCCCACTAGCCTTTTGCTGAGCTTGCCTAAGTTCCAGCTTTTCCCTTTCGgactccttcttcttctgtgcCGCAACCTTTCTTTGCTATTCATTGGACCACATAACATTAGCGTCCAGGCCCTTGTATGAACTTTTAATTCCACTTACCCTTTGTCTTCTCCCCTTacccctctttccatcgtTCCCAATAACAACATCGACATAAAgctccttcctcttctttgtcaaTGCTTCCGCCCgagccttctcctttttcttgtctCGTTTTCGCATGAGGGGTGCCATGGATGTTTTGAGAAGGGAACCATAGGCGGCATGGAATGACGGGAGGGATGAAGCGGAGATCTGCAATAATTCGGTAAACTGATGGATGATTTACAGGGCAAAATGCTTACTCGAGCGGAAAACTTGTTGTCTCCTTGAGTACACCTTATGAGCACCTCGTGTTCTGGTCCTTCACCGTtgttctctctttcttcgtCGTTCATCTGCacatcgccatcatccgagTATGTTACTACGACATAAAACTGTCAGCATATAGTTATCTCAGGACGTGAAGACGTACACCTCTTGTGAGTGAGCCAGACGgaacttgaagaagaggggtCAGAGAAACATTGGCCGAGTTTGGTAAGGAACTGCGCGGCCATAGTCAGCTTCAGGCCATGTGATGGTAGGGAAGCACCAACCTCGTCCGGGGACACGAGATTCTGGGGCATTCTATATAGTTCGAAGGTGTCTGATATAGTATTGCTTTGACAAGAAACAACAATTGACGACTCTATATCGATGTCCCATCGCAGGTCGAGGACAGGTGGAAACAgtattacgtaatataCTTTGGCACCTCCATCGGAGCCCCAAATTGTCCGCATCATCCGACGGAGACCTCATCACAAGCCCTATTTTTGAGAACCATTTCTTGATCTCCGTTTGTATGCCAAAAGCTATATCTATACGTCTGTTTAATATCCCAAGGAATATTCTATCAAAAATGCCCGGTCCTGCCCCTGTCAAGTCCCTCGATGCGCGTCTCAAGGTACGTTGCTCTTCGCCAGCGATTTGTGGCCGAGTTGAACTCGTTAATGTAGATGCGCGACGGGAACGCTATCCCTCAATTCGGACTTGGTGTCTACGAGATGAACGACAAGGAGACTTACGATTGTGTCAAGTGGGCTCTTGAAGCTGGATATCGACATGTCGACACTGCCGAATGGTACGAGAACGAAGCTCCTTGTGGAAAGGCCATTGCCGATTTTTTAAGTATGTCTGTCGTGCTCCAGCAGATGACGTATTGTGTCCTGACAATACCTACGTAGAGACTACCCATACCCCTCGAGAGGAGATCTTCCTTACATCTAAGCTCAAGAACAACTCTAGCTATGAACAAGCTCTTACCGACCTCAAAAGCTCCCTCAAACGCTCCGGTGTCGAGTATTTTGACCTTTACCTCATGCACTCCGCCATTGGCGGTCCCGTCGTCAGGAAGAACGTCTGGAAGGCTCTTTGCGATGCCCAATCCCAGGGTCTTGTCAAGTCTATCGGTGTTTCCAACTTTGGCAAGAAGCACATCCAAGAATTCATCGATCAAAAAGTCCCTTTGCCTACCGTCAACCAGGTTGACCTCCATCCCTTCATGAGGCATCCGGAGATTGTGGATATCTGCGAACAGAACGAGATACTGCTTGAAGCTTGGGGACCTCTTGCAAGGGCAATGAGGTTTGACCACCCTGTGGTTGTGAAGATTGCCAAcgagaagggcaaggatgcTGCTCAAATCATGTTGAGGTGGGGCATCCAGCATGTACGTTCAGAAacatcttcaatctcatACGCGACTGATGTACTGTTTAGGGCTTTGTTGTCATCCCCAAGTCTGTGTCTCAAAAGCGAATTGTTTCCAACTCCAAGATCTTTGATTTTGAGCTCTCTTccgaggagatgaaggaggtaAGCTACTTTGCACATCGTTCATATAATATAATATCCTGATAAGAAATAGCTTGATGGCCTGGATGAGTACCTCGTTACTGATTGGGATGTCGTGGACTGCGAATAGGTCGCTTGTAGAAGCCTTAAAAGGGGAGGATACTTCCAACCGAAGAAGTATAAAGAGTCTAGGCAACAATGTATAGATATGAACCACTCGAATGTTTTCCCAGCCTCATTCAAAATCCTTGCCACTTTTTGAAGAGCTTATTTGTGCACCCTTGCCATTCAAAACCTGTCTGGGCACTTGCTCGTATCTGGCGAGTCGATTGATATCAAAGGCCTTAAGGATTTGCTGGCAGCCTACAAGGTATTCGAACAATTCATATCCCCTGGGGCGTGCGTATGTTTATGACTCGACTCTAATATCTCAAGTGATGATCTCTTTGCAAGCCAAACTTCCATCTGACAAAAGACGACTAAACACAATTTTTTTCGACAACTGATTGACATGTACAACCTAAAACTTCAACAAATACAAGACATCGGAAGATTTAGAGctcctcaacaacctccttgacgctcttcatcaacaacctAACAATCCCAGAGATCTGCTCCTTGGTCACGGTGTATGCCTAGAATCACAATAAGCAGAAAGTACCAAACAACAGAAAAGATGCATGCCAGACTTACAGGACAGATGATGGTGGTTTCACCTTCCACGCCGTCGATGGTACCGCTGATACCCATGACAATGAGGCCGTTCTTGAACGCCTGATCCTTAACGCGAGATGCGAGACGGGGtttgagagaagaagggccaTCGAGTTCGACGCCGATAAACTGCATGATCATCagtctcttcatcccctaTCGAGGCGAGTTAAGACAAATGCTCACCAGCCCCTTACCCCGAACATCGATAATGGTAGGCACCCCCTTCGCAGCCTCTTTCAATTCTTCCAGGATTTGCtctcccctctctctcaCATTCTGCAACAAATTCTCCCGCTCGACAATTTCCATAACCTTAGCGGCAACGGCGCAATTAATAGGGTGGTTCTGGTATGTGTGGCTATTCTTCCATTGGCCACCTTCCCTCACCCTATCGGCAACACTTTGACCAACAAACACACCCGAGATAGAAACGTAGCCCCCTCCCAGACCCTTGGCCATAGCTATGATATCAGGCTTAACCCCTTCACCCACAGCTTGATGCGCGAACAGCTGGCCGACCCGTCCGGAACCACTCATAACCTCATCCATGATGAAGAGCGTTCCATACTTTTTGATGACCTTTTCCATGGCGGGAAAGTAGCCCTTTGGAGGGGGCATGACTCCGAGAGCGGAGCCAACCACGGGTTCAGCGAAAAAGCCGATGACATTCTCAGGTCCGAGTTCAAGGATTTTAGCTTCGAGTTCATCAGCCAGGCGGGCTGAATAGGCTTCTTCGGTTTCGCCCGGGTGGGCGTAGCGTCTGTATACTGGAGAAGTGACGTGGTGGAAGGCGGccaaggagatgaggggtCTGTAAATGTCCCGACGGCCGGGGGCGTTGCCGATCTGAAATGGGTGATCAGTAATGGAGGGTAGCGACAAGGACATGAGAATGGCTTACAGCGAGGGCACCGAGAGTGTTACCGTGGTAAGATGGAAATCTGGCAATGATGTATTTGCGCTCGGGCTTCCCTGCCTCGACCCAATACTGCCTAGCCATTTTGATGGCAGCTTCAATGGCTTCTGAACCTATGCATCTTATCAGCCTTCATAATCATCACTGTCGAGTGTATTAATGCCACGTGCCAGAGTTCAAGAAAGCACCAGCTACCAAGGCACCTTCACTCCTGTCACACAACCATTTGGCAAGCTTTTCACTACCCTCACAATCCAAAGTCTGATGGTAGGTATAAGCCATCTCCTTGGCCTGTTCATACATGGTCTCGATGACTTCAGAGTTCCCATTACCCAAACAAGAGACGGCAGCTCCACCTGCGGCGGCGTCGAGTACGGTCTCCCCAGTGGTAAGGGTAAAGTGCATGCCGTCACCTTTGGTGGCTACAGGGTTGGGGATGGTGTGGTGGAGCTGATGGGTAGAGGTAGGGGAGGTAGAGATGGGGGTAGGTGCGACGCTGGACTTGGGATGGGTAGTGGACACACGAGTGCCTTGGTTGAGAGCGATAGGGGACATGGTTATGGGCGGTGTTCGGTCTTTCAACTGTGAGGTGAAAGAGAGTTTTGTACGTATGATAGGAAGAgtgtggaggaagggggatATACATCCCATTAACCATCGGCTCTTATATCGCCATCTCACCGCCCCACCCACCCCAACACGAGGTCAAATCGAATCCCTGGACGATATAAAGGATTGGACCTCCATTATGAAGAATTGGACCTCTGTCTGCAAGATTGGACCTCTTCTGCGATGTATTTGGCCTTTTGGTGTATTTTTTTCCAATTCCGAACCAACTCTGCCTATTCTTCATGGGAATTCGGCAAACAAAATCAACCGACCAGAGATAAGGAATAAGGCAGTGCCTGAAAATGCCGCTGCCgtcattcattcatcatgGCATAAAAAAAGAGATACTCGGAGATGGCCGATCCAGTCGCGAACCCTTGGATCTTCCGTCTGGTACTGACCAAGGGTAGGCTCGAGTAGAGGTTCACATTGGAAAACGTAAGCGAGAAATTACGAGAAAAACTGCATCTATGATACAAGGTGCCCAATCAAAGTCTAGACCTACACGCGCATTACCACTCTGACCCTCTaacctctccctttccGACCAGTCGCCATCCCCATCGCTCCTCTCCAAGTTGCATCTCTCCTCTGTACctctcatcgtcctcaGCGGCCTCAACACCAAAGAACGGCGCCACACTTAGACGGATAACACCCTTAAACATATGAAGCAATTCGGATCGAAGACGGTCACCGCTTTGGTGGAAGTCGGGAGAAGCGTTGAACTCGAGAAGAGTAACTGTTGGTATAGGCAAAGACGTGGACTTGGGCGACGATGGCGGGAAAGAAAGGATAAGATCGACACCAAAGATCTAAAAAGAGAATAAGTTCAATTCTTCATAGAACACTCTTCATGTCTTTGGGGTACTCACCTCAAATGCATTGGGCATGAATTGCAACCCGAAGCTTCCGCACTCGGCACCAGCTTTAACAGTCTCGGCTACAACATCTCCAACCTTTGCAAACGTTTTGTCCAACCATTCTTTTGTGATTTTTCCTCGTGATATATAGGAGTACTTGCCATCggatgatggcgaggaTGAACAATCCAAAGCTGAAATCCCCTCCAGTTCCCAGAAAAGCTTGACGAGCTCCTCAGGTGGAACAGGAGCACCGTACGCATCCGTCTAAGTCATGTGATAAGAGAGGGCTAGAGCTAGTAATGTAGGGAGCTCACCTGGAGACATGTGTTGGTCAAATGCGGTCTGAGGTCCAACTGCCCATCTTCCGTCGGTCTGGGCGGAGCATAAGGTGAGCCGGAGAAGAGGGCTAGCATGGTCCGAGCAAGGTGGACAGTATACGCGCCGGTGATGAGGACGTACGCTCGGAGATGGAACTAAAGTTTATCAATGATCAACCGCAATACGTACACTAATCAATACAGATGCTTACTTTGTAACCTTCTAAAGGTGATGGTGGTTCACAAGGTATCTGGGCAATGTCAAAAAGGATGGGTCTAGGGATGTATTCCTATGTCAGATGTCAAACATTAGCTCAAGTTCACACAAAATATCCAAAGAATGCGACGCACCTGGATGACAAAGTGTCGCAGCTGGGAAGTCATGACACCCgtaccttcctcttcatccttatactcttcttcatccgcGTCTCGGTCATCTTCACCGTCGAAGCCAAGCTCGACAGCCTTTTCCGTTAACATGTCTATCATTCCATCCACCCCGCCCTTGGCCAGTTGCTGGGCCTCTTCGCTTTCtggctcatcatcatcatctacttcttcttcgtcttcatcgtcatcctcttcgtccgAGGAAGGCGGTTCGAACTCTTCAAAGATTGATCGTCTGCGTTCAAATATCATCAGAAACTACACTCAATTATCCGTATATTCCCACTCACAGCTCCTCTTCAGTCGAAAACATCCTAATTCCCTGCGCTCTATCGGCAAATCCGGGCTTCAAaatccaccacctcctctctccctctccttttccctcatTCTCCCTCATTCCCACGTCAAGCTCATACAAATCATCCATCAACGCCTCATCCAGCTCATCTGCGAATTGCAAATCCACTATCCACCCTTTTGGCGCACCTCCACCTAGCACATCTGTCCCACCCCCATCTCCAACAGCTCCTTCTGATAAGGgggagagaatggaaggaatTTTTCGGTGAGAGCATTTTGCGAGGTATGCGATGATGGTGTTGTGGAGTTGATGTTTTCGGATAAGGGCTTTGCGGTAGATGTATGAGGAGATGAGGTATTTGGAAGGGTTTTTGTGAGGGATGTCGAATGACATGAGATCATAGTCTGCCCTATGGGCCAAAATCTGTCAGATAATTGACATTAAAGGGACAAAGCACATACCATTGTAAAGCTGGAGGTTGATCTTCAGGGAACTGCGCCAGAGAAAGcgacaaagaaggaagggtcGAAACTAGCGCTTGTACCAAGAGTGACTGAGTGTAAGGCGACGGGAAGGAGACGAATGCTGATAGACGCCCTTGGTTGGTAGATGACATCTTTCAAAGGCCTGAATGCGCTATTAATGTACCAAAACTGTACAAAATGTTAATTCAAAAAGAGTACCAAGAGAGTAAGGAGTAAGGTAAAGGGTCTTCTGCCATATTATTAAAATGTTTTGCGTGGGGGAGCTGTCCATAAGTCTCTCTTACGTAACGGCATACTCATGGGCCCCCATCGAACGAAGAGAAGGCGGTCCATGGTGCGTCGTGCGTACGGTTGCGTGGGTAATGGCAGGCAGATGATACTGTATTTGGGCTATATGCAAATATGGCGAGCTCTTTCAATTGCAGCGAAGATGTTATCTCACCGTATGAATAGATCTTGATTGACATGAGTCCATCAAGATATTCATGAGCCCGAAATTCCACTATCTAAACCAGCCCCTTTCGTGCTTCATCGCTTCGAATTCCTCATACCACATTGGCGGACCTATTTGCTTAATAAACAGCTGAGGGGCATTCATCCCCCTTAAGCTCTGGCTAATCTCCCTGAACATTCGCTTGTCATTGCTTTGGACAGACAAAACTGCTATGTGAGTTTGCCAGATCATCTTCATGCTCTCAAT
Protein-coding sequences here:
- a CDS encoding signal recognition particle subunit SRP14, translating into MPQNLVSPDEFLTKLGQCFSDPSSSSSVWLTHKRLTYSDDGDVQMNDEERENNGEGPEHEVLIRCTQGDNKFSARISASSLPSFHAAYGSLLKTSMAPLMRKRDKKKEKARAEALTKKRKELYVDVVIGNDGKRGKGRRQRQRKVAAQKKKESEREKLELRQAQQKASGDL
- a CDS encoding aldo-keto reductase, producing the protein MPKAISIRLFNIPRNILSKMPGPAPVKSLDARLKMRDGNAIPQFGLGVYEMNDKETYDCVKWALEAGYRHVDTAEWYENEAPCGKAIADFLKTTHTPREEIFLTSKLKNNSSYEQALTDLKSSLKRSGVEYFDLYLMHSAIGGPVVRKNVWKALCDAQSQGLVKSIGVSNFGKKHIQEFIDQKVPLPTVNQVDLHPFMRHPEIVDICEQNEILLEAWGPLARAMRFDHPVVVKIANEKGKDAAQIMLRWGIQHGFVVIPKSVSQKRIVSNSKIFDFELSSEEMKELDGLDEYLVTDWDVVDCE
- a CDS encoding class III aminotransferase → MGCISPFLHTLPIIRTKLSFTSQLKDRTPPITMSPIALNQGTRVSTTHPKSSVAPTPISTSPTSTHQLHHTIPNPVATKGDGMHFTLTTGETVLDAAAGGAAVSCLGNGNSEVIETMYEQAKEMAYTYHQTLDCEGSEKLAKWLCDRSEGALVAGAFLNSGSEAIEAAIKMARQYWVEAGKPERKYIIARFPSYHGNTLGALAIGNAPGRRDIYRPLISLAAFHHVTSPVYRRYAHPGETEEAYSARLADELEAKILELGPENVIGFFAEPVVGSALGVMPPPKGYFPAMEKVIKKYGTLFIMDEVMSGSGRVGQLFAHQAVGEGVKPDIIAMAKGLGGGYVSISGVFVGQSVADRVREGGQWKNSHTYQNHPINCAVAAKVMEIVERENLLQNVRERGEQILEELKEAAKGVPTIIDVRGKGLFIGVELDGPSSLKPRLASRVKDQAFKNGLIVMGISGTIDGVEGETTIICPAYTVTKEQISGIVRLLMKSVKEVVEEL
- a CDS encoding cytoplasmic protein, which encodes MSSTNQGRLSAFVSFPSPYTQSLLVQALVSTLPSLSLSLAQFPEDQPPALQWADYDLMSFDIPHKNPSKYLISSYIYRKALIRKHQLHNTIIAYLAKCSHRKIPSILSPLSEGAVGDGGGTDVLGGGAPKGWIVDLQFADELDEALMDDLYELDVGMRENEGKGEGERRWWILKPGFADRAQGIRMFSTEEELRSIFEEFEPPSSDEEDDDEDEEEVDDDDEPESEEAQQLAKGGVDGMIDMLTEKAVELGFDGEDDRDADEEEYKDEEEGTGVMTSQLRHFVIQEYIPRPILFDIAQIPCEPPSPLEGYKFHLRAYVLITGAYTVHLARTMLALFSGSPYAPPRPTEDGQLDLRPHLTNTCLQTDAYGAPVPPEELVKLFWELEGISALDCSSSPSSDGKYSYISRGKITKEWLDKTFAKVGDVVAETVKAGAECGSFGLQFMPNAFEIFGVDLILSFPPSSPKSTSLPIPTVTLLEFNASPDFHQSGDRLRSELLHMFKGVIRLSVAPFFGVEAAEDDERYRGEMQLGEERWGWRLVGKGEVRGSEW